From Deltaproteobacteria bacterium, a single genomic window includes:
- the sucC gene encoding succinate--CoA ligase subunit beta (catalyzes the interconversion of succinyl-CoA and succinate) produces the protein MNIHEYQAKELMGKFGVAVPKGKVAFSADEAYDAAKQLGSPRFVVKAQVHAGGRGISRIKYI, from the coding sequence ATGAATATACACGAATATCAGGCTAAAGAATTAATGGGTAAATTCGGTGTTGCCGTACCTAAAGGCAAAGTAGCCTTTTCCGCGGATGAGGCTTATGATGCCGCAAAACAACTTGGCTCACCAAGATTTGTTGTAAAGGCGCAGGTTCATGCTGGCGGCAGAGGTATCTCTCGTATCAAATATATA